In Trichoderma atroviride chromosome 2, complete sequence, one DNA window encodes the following:
- a CDS encoding uncharacterized protein (EggNog:ENOG41), with amino-acid sequence MATTIKTSLIQQLVDLFDSVLDESLVIAIANDYDVSTAAGYSTACTVLESLAQDANTEESSGFDPSAVHRHLEDEDRWVVDIEHSASTSSPNRKHANGQGSIDAENATSSLPLSAELVLPDSEFPNSGLLETDILQLQELFPDLQSWAIRHALLESNGVVAIALDTLLSVQYLQSATAQGTAPDALSSAGDTKIEALSGNRSVYGYDAARMTDGEASMNNAKTLKTPTAIVYISKRLNMSPEEVSIIYAENGNSKVATILGILDQFLIQREAESPSIVEKKAIDDLKQKYRNTPDEYLQVIIRITGPDSAYAAELAAQVNAYFSKRSMNQKLKLNYRLTPLPHEDLEGSTETVTDTRAEGRSSRRATSISTSSAGENLNKALQTSNNLHRQKQDAIASAASLHRRGASNPLYRQAAGYYAQQAREHAKHAQEATSTAADILVDQQSTDRTVDLHGVSVQDGVRIARQRVLSWWKDIRAREGPVLDKSLTIVTGLGRHNASGISPLRQAVAAALARDGWKYTVETGRFVVSGRGKY; translated from the exons ATGGCTACTACTATTAAGACTTCACTTATCCAGCAGCTGGTG GATTTATTTGACTCAGTTCTTGACGAGTCCCTGGTCATTGCTATCGCAAATGACTACGATGTATCTACCGCTGCTGGCTATAGTACTGCCTGCACGGTCTTGGAAAGTCTCGCGCAAGATGCCAACACAGAAGAATCTAGTGGTTTCGACCCAAGTGCCGTACACCGGCAtctggaagacgaagataGATGGGTAGTAGACATTGAGCACTCAGCCAGCACGAGCAGTCCCAATAGGAAACATGCTAATGGCCAAGGATCGATCGACGCGGAAAATGCGACATCTTCACTCCCTCTCTCTGCAGAGTTGGTGCTTCCAGACAGTGAATTCCCAAATTCTGGGCTGCTGGAAACAGACATTCTGCAGCTCCAGGAATTGTTTCCTGATTTACAAAGTTGGGCTATTAGGCATGCACTACTCGAATCAAACGGCGTCGTTGCAATTGCGTTGGATACCCTCCTTAGTGTTCAATATCTACAATCCGCCACTGCTCAAGGGACTGCGCCAGATGCACTTTCCAGCGCTGGTGACACCAAAATCGAGGCTCTCAGTGGGAACCGTAGTGTATACGGATATGACGCAGCAAGAATGACCGATGGCGAGGCCAGTATGAATAATGCAAAGACGCTGAAAA CTCCCACTGCCATCGTCTACATATCCAAGCGCTTGAACATGTCTCCTGAAGAAGTTTCTATAATATATGCCGAAAACGGTAACTCTAAAGTGGCTACCATCCTCGGAATCCTGGATCAGTTCCTCATACAGAGAGAGGCTGAGTCCCCATCAATTGTAGAGAAAAAAGCCATAGACGATCTCAAACAGAAGTACCGCAATACCCCGGACGAGTACTTGCAAGTTATCATCCGGATAACTGGGCCGGATTCTGCATATGCTGCGGAACTCGCAGCACAAGTGAACGCATACTTCAGCAAAAGATCGATGAACCAGAAGCTCAAACTGAATTATAGGCTAACACCGCTGCCACACGAAGATCTCGAAGGATCAACAGAGACGGTCACTGATACCCGGGCTGAAGGAAGGAGTTCTCGTCGAGCTACCTCGATATCAACTTCTAGTGCCGGAGAAAATCTCAACAAGGCTCTGCAAACATCAAACAATCTACATAGGCAGAAACAAGATGCgattgcatctgctgcaagCCTCCATCGGCGTGGGGCTTCAAACCCGCTGTATCGACAGGCAGCAGGCTACTATGCGCAACAGGCTCGCGAACACGCAAAGCACGCCCAAGAAGCTACATCCACTGCGGCAGACATATTAGTTGACCAACAAAGCACCGATAGGACAGTTGATTTGCACGGCGTGTCCGTCCAAGATGGAGTGCGAATTGCTCGTCAGCGAGTTTTGAGTTGGTGGAAAGATATACGTGCTCGAGAAGGGCCAGTCTTAGACAAAAGTCTCACTATTGTTACTGGCTTAGGCCGTCATAATGCAAGTGGAATTTCACCACTTCGAcaggctgtggctgctgcgctTGCGCGGGACGGGTGGAAGTATACAGTGGAAACAGGGAGGTTTGTTGTTTCAGGGCGAGGCAAGTACTGA
- a CDS encoding uncharacterized protein (EggNog:ENOG41), translating to MSRGGTTLYVTGFSHGTRARDLAYEFERYGRLVRCDIPAPRSTSSRLFAFVEYEDRRDADDAYHEMHNKRIGRDDLLKIEWARTPPSASWRFESGRDRDRRGPRSPRRGRSPSPRRSTRDYSPRKEERRDRDRDYDRDSRRDRDRSRSPEHRDRDRDTKDERDDRDRKENGTNGDERKAESPLPAHDDLDVAE from the exons ATGTCTCGCGGCGGCACTACTTTATATGTCACAGGCTTTAGCCACGGCACCCGCGCGCGCGATCTCGCCTACGAATTCGAACG ATATGGGCGCCTGGTCCGCTGTGACATTCCTGCGCCGCGATCTACTTCCAGCAGACT GTTTGCTTTCGTGGAATACGAAGACAGGCGCGATGCCGATGACGCATACCATGAAATGCACAACAAACGTATTGGCCGAGATGATCTATTGAAGATTGAG TGGGCTAGAACACCTCCTTCAGCCTCATGGCGCTTCGAATCTGGGCGTGATCGTGATCGTCGTGGACCGCGATCTCCTCGCCGTGGCCGATCACCCTCCCCCCGTCGCAGCACTCGCGACTATTCTCCGCGCAAAGAAGAACGTCGGGATCGCGACAGAGACTATGATCGCGATAGTCGAAGGGACCGGGATCGCTCTAGAAGCCCTGAACACCG CGACCGAGACCGCGATACTAAAGATGAGCGTGATGATCGCGACCGAAAGGAAAACGGAACTAATGGCGACGAAAGAAAAG CTGAGAGTCCTCTTCCCGCTCATGACGATCTTGATGTTGCTGAGTAG
- a CDS encoding uncharacterized protein (BUSCO:EOG092D0SSQ): protein MNVLKLQRKFPQFPQNEIFQLSDAFQRLDVEDRGYLDEATAIKATQQSENQPYDVVRQALKEVDLDSSRRVELEDYVGLIAKLRAGSTAQKRLSTGPGPAPSGAGAAQGHASKGSVSGKIQVQGSNANTTHTINEDERTEFTRHINAVLAGDRDIGSRLPFPTDTFEMFDECKDGLVLAKLINDSVPDTIDERVMNIPGRKTKTLNAFQMSENNNIVIESCKGIGCSVVNIGAGDIIEVREHLILGLIWQIIRRGLLGKIDIKLHPELYRLLEEDETLEQFLRLPPEQILLRWFNYHLKAANWPRRVANFSSDVKDSENYTVLLAQIGGEYGCTRAALQTRDLTQRAEEVLQEADKLGCRKFLTPSSLVAGNPKLNLAFVANLFNTHPALDPITEEEKLQVEDFDAEGEREARVFTLWLNSLDVQPAVVSFFDDLRDGSALLQAYDKVIKGSVNWRHVNKAPAHGGEMLRFKAVENTNYAIELGKQNGFSLVGIQGADITDGQRTLTLGLVWQLMRKDITLTLSSLAQNLGKKEITDAEMVRWANDMSKKGGRNSSIRSFKDPAIGSGVFLLDVLNGMKSSYVDYDLVTPGQTEEDAYMNAKLSISIARKLGATIWLVPEDICQVRSRLVTTFIGSLMATHGKA from the exons ATGAATGTCCTTAAGCTTCAGAG GAAGTTTCCTCAGTTTCCTCAGAATGAGATATTCCAGCTTTCCGACGCCTTCCAGCGGCTGGACGTAGAAGACCGGGGATACCTCGATGAAGCAACGGCCATTAAAGCCACCCAGCAAAGCGAAAATCAGCCGTATGATGTTGTCAGACAAGCTCTGAAGGAAGTAGACCTCGACTCTTCACGGCGAGTAGAGCTCGAAGACTATGTCGGA CTTATCGCTAAATTGCGCGCCGGATCAACCGCACAAAAACGTCTCTCTACTGGTCCTGGGCCAGCAccttctggagctggcgccGCCCAAGGCCATGCCTCAAAGGGCAGCGTAAGCGGCAAAATCCAAGTCCAGGGATCAAATGCGAATACTACGCATACaatcaatgaagatgagagaacAGAGTTTACACGCCACATCAACGCGGTTTTGGCTGGTGATCGGGATATTGGTAGCCGACTTCCGTTCCCTACCGACACGTTTGAGATGTTCGACGAATGTAAAGATGGATTGGTTCTTGCGAAACTCATTAACGACAGCGTTCCGGATACTATCGATGAGCGAGTTATGAATATACCCGGCCGGAAAACCAAAACTCTAAATGCTTTCCAAATGAGTGAGAACAACAACATCGTCATTGAGTCATGCAAGGGTATTGGGTGCTCTGTTGTCAATATCGGAGCGGGAGATATCATTGAAGTGCGCGAGCATCTTATTCTTGGTCTCATTTGGCAAATTATTCGACGAGGCTTGCTGGGAAAAATTGATATCAAACTGCACCCTGAACTGTACCGACTcctggaagaggatgagacTCTGGAGCAGTTCTTGAGACTGCCTCCCGAGCAGATTCTGCTTCGTTGGTTCAACTACCACCTAAAAGCCGCCAATTGGCCCAGAAG AGTGGCAAACTTCTCTAGCGATGTGAAGGACAGTGAAAACTACACCGTCCTCCTCGCGCAAATAGGAGGAGAGTACGGCTGCACACGAGCTGCTTTGCAAACCAGAGATTTAACGCAGAGGGCTGAAGAGGTGTTGCAAGAAGCCGATAAGCTTGGATGCCGCAAATTTTTGACTCCGTCATCATTGGTAGCGGGCAACCCGAAACTGAACTTGGCATTCGTCGCTAACCTCTTCAACACCCATCCTGCACTTGACCCTATTACCgaagaggagaagctgcaggtcGAAGATTTCGACGCAGAGGGAGAACGCGAGGCGAGAGTCTTTACTCTGTGGCTAAACAGCTTGGACGTGCAGCCAGCTGTAGTCTCGTTTTTCGATGATTTGAGAGACGGCTCGGCTCTTCTACAGGCATACGACAAGGTCATTAAAGGATCTGTTAACTGGCGCCACGTTAACAAAGCTCCCGCTCATGGAGGGGAAATGCTCAGATTCAAAGCTGTCGAAAACACCAACTATGCTATAGAGTTGGGCAAGCAGAATGGATTTTCGCTCGTAGGCATTCAAGGAGCAGATATTACAGATGGCCAAAGAACATTGACACTTGGACTTGTGTGGCAACTCATGCGAAAAGACATTACGCTGACACTATCCTCTCTGGCACAAAATCTCGGCAAGAAAGAGATAACTGACGCCGAAATGGTCAGATGGGCCAACGATATGTCAAAGAAGGGTGGCCGTAACTCATCTATTAGGTCGTTCAAGGACCCTGCGATTGGCTCTGGTGTTTTCCTTCTGGACGTCCTCAACGGCATGAAGAGCAGCTATGTGGACTATGACCTGGTGACTCCCGGCCAAACGGAAGAAGATGCATATATGAATGCGAAGTTGAGCATTAGTATTGCTCGTAAGCTTGGCGCGACCATATGGCTTGTCCCCGAGGATATTTGCCAGGTCCGTAGTCGCCTGGTGACGACGTTCATTG GATCTCTGATGGCAACTCACGGTAAAGCGTAA
- a CDS encoding uncharacterized protein (EggNog:ENOG41) gives MPESEMSTVVAQPSDENSAPAKDRAAEGAEPPASDKVGSASAPAARATPRYASATATSTVARTTASARSAATLNKQPTRASTSAHRSTASTSTIGHRSAPSVGASEDEQKPKPASRRESTVVSNSAGAAGERKTGAAGSTVASRRSTVGVGAASPKPPVPRTRTGASDSVAAIRAGLTRSTVSSNAAADARKRTPAPGIVTGASRPSTRTSVRSEAHPDSPKILDELTFKLAERDKEIESLKVELGTFESTVTELRQQLEGSGQQADEGESPSEPKATPDGPKTDYDAVIRDLEAQLQEKAEKLLTVDDELIEAARIKDEGGEALEALKKELENLKAENEEKLKATETQLEQTKQDYAAQVEKLQASISDKADSDKTDTDLRLAFEADIQKLQNQVDELTASKADLESTINAITSERDALTSRLSDLENEISDVKSRLAISETAAKSAEASKDDDKSLVAKIQSELTNRETELESARKVETELQNTISDMKATLTGRDEEISSLKTMHDERLKQISQDYENEIESLRGDAFFKRKFEELEKLHNDLQATLTGESEKHTNALAESEERRLSALNSLESKGQEYEEQLASLRRRHDEELAAAKNQALETLDVHAKELESIKARYDEQLRLALADGEATSVEQSGLHEKVLNDLKKLHEEEKQGLLAAHQSTLTATSSQHAEELAALHTKLEEVAAQLENAKSTSAEEYQASKQELLSLHAAEIEKLTTAHADALAALKEEGLQVTQKLEELTVAYAQMETSLSEAKAQNASSRATLDEAKAQSASLEEQLSHQTSTNATLQASLKTAEEQLSLQASTNATLQASLKTAEEQLSLQASANATLQASLKATEKQLSLQASTNATLQASLKTAQEQLVVVQAEADDVGQQLALEKVERMTALAELDAVQTAKPDMTAINTLKAELMATTKTFQEALTVTKAELKSTKDNLADMEDKYTATRESLILTSKDLEELRITSELKEKTAHADYSDLNDSMTTLVEEANKKVKEWEMNVEQLMKKLTEADLENDQLQGQLKIKDAELAEAEAQAALFKSTSGGTGSLDAAGNAADGEEIDHSSTALALLSKVRLTAKQVDSLDREMRDRNLQLLNSITDVKLSS, from the exons ATGCCAGAGAGCGAGATGTCAACTGTTGTTGCTCAGCCTAGCGACGAGAACAGTGCTCCAGCTAAAGACCGAGCTGCTGAGGGGGCTGAACCGCCCGCTAGCGATAAAGTTGGCTCTGCCTctgcgccagcagcaagagccaCCCCCCGCTATGCCAGCGCAACCGCTACTTCGACTGTGGCTCGGACAACTGCCTCGGCGCGATCTGCGGCTACTCTGAACAAACAGCCGACTCGCGCGTCCACTTCGGCACACCGATCTACCGCCTCCACGTCGACGATAGGTCATCGAAGTGCCCCCAGTGTCGGTGCAAGTGAAGATGAACAGAAACCCAAGCCTGCGTCGCGAAGAGAGAGCACAGTAGTCTCAAACTCAGCGGGAGCcgcaggagagagaaaaaccGGGGCCGCTGGCAGCACTGTAGCGAGCCGTCGATCTACTGTGGGTGTTGGTGCTGCAAGCCCCAAACCTCCTGTTCCGCGCACTAGAACGGGAGCATCCGACTCAGTAGCAGCGATTCGAGCAGGATTGACCCGGAGTACTGTTTCGTCGAATGCCGCTGCGGATGCGAGGAAACGAACACCTGCACCTGGTATAGTGACTGGAGCTTCACGTCCATCAACAAGAACATCTGTTCGATCTGAGGCGCATCCAGACAGCCCTAAAATCCTCGACGAGCTCACATTCAAGCTAGCCGAGAGAGATAAAGAAATCGAATCCCTCAAGGTGGAATTGGGCACCTTCGAAAGCACCGTAACTGAACTCCGCCAGCAGCTAGAGGGCAGCGGCCAGCAAGCAGACGAGGGCGAATCTCCAAGCGAGCCCAAGGCCACGCCAGATGGCCCGAAAACTGATTACGATGCCGTCATACGTGACCTGGAAGCTCAACTACAAGAGAAAGCCGAGAAACTTCTTACTGTTGATGACGAGCTTATCGAGGCTGCTCGCATCAAAGacgaaggaggagaagctctAGAGGCACTGaaaaaagagcttgaaaatCTAAAGGCTGAGAATGAGGAGAAGCTTAAAGCAACCGAGACTCAACTTGAGCAGACAAAACAAGACTATGCTGCTCAAGTTGAGAAGCTGCAAGCCTCCATCTCTGATAAAGCAGACTCAGACAAAACAGACACAGACTTGAGATTGGCATTCGAAGCAGACATTCAAAAGCTTCAGAACCAGGTGGATGAACTGACTGCTTCAAAAGCCGACTTGGAATCGACTATTAACGCCATCACATCCGAGCGCGATGCGTTGACCAGCAGATTATCTGATCTTGAAAATGAGATTTCAGATGTTAAATCTAGGCTCGCCATATCTGAGACAGCTGCGAAGAGTGCTGAAGCAAGTAAAGACGATGATAAGTCTCTGGTAGCGAAGATTCAGAGCGAATTAACCAACCGAGAGACGGAGCTAGAATCTGCCCGCAAAGTTGAAACTGAGCTGCAAAACACAATTAGCGACATGAAAGCCACACTAACTGGCAGGGATGAGGAGATTTCCAGCTTGAAAACAATGCACGATGAGCGTTTGAAGCAAATTTCTCAAGATTACGAGAATGAAATCGAAAGCCTTCGCGGCGATGCTTTCTTTAAACGCAAGTTTGAAGAACTGGAAAAGCTGCATAACGATCTGCAGGCCACCCTGACCGGAGAATCAGAGAAGCATACAAACGCTCTGGCAGAGTCGGAAGAGCGCCGGTTATCAGCGCTTAACTCACTCGAGTCCAAAGGACAAGAATATGAAGAGCAGCTGGCCAGTTTGAGACGTCGTCATGATGAAGAGTTGGCAGCTGCCAAAAACCAAGCTTTGGAAACATTGGATGTTCACGCCAAAGAACTAGAGTCTATTAAAGCTCGATACGACGAACAACTGCGGCTCGCACTtgcagatggagaagctACATCGGTAGAACAAAGTGGGCTTCACGAGAAGGTGCTGAATGACCTTAAGAAGCTtcacgaagaagaaaagcaaggcttgcttgctgcacACCAATCTACTCTAACAGCAACATCTAGTCAACATGCAGAAGAATTAGCTGCGCTGCATACGAAGCTTGAAGAGGTGGCAGCACAGCTTGAAAATGCGAAATCCACGAGTGCGGAGGAGTATCAAGCCTCAAAGCAGGAATTGCTTAGCCTACACGCTGCCGAAATCGAGAAACTCACCACTGCTCATGCAGATGCCCTGGCTGCattgaaagaagagggaCTCCAAGTAACCCAGAAGCTAGAAGAGCTAACAGTCGCTTATGCGCAAATGGAGACCAGCTTAAGCGAAGCCAAGGCTCAAAACGCGAGCTCCAGGGCTACTCTGGATGAAGCTAAAGCTCAGAGTGCGAGCCTGGAGGAGCAATTGTCACATCAGACTTCCACAAACGCAACTCTCCAAGCCTCATTGAAAACTGCGGAAGAGCAACTTTCACTTCAGGCTTCCACCAATGCAACTCTCCAAGCCTCACTGAAAACTGCGGAAGAGCAACTTTCCCTTCAGGCTTCCGCCAATGCGACTCTCCAAGCCTCGTTGAAAGCAACAGAGAAACAGCTATCACTTCAGGCTTCCACCAATGCCACTCTCCAAGCTTCACTGAAAACGGCACAGGAGCAGCTAGTCGTTgtccaagcagaagcagatgacgtcggccagcagcttgctctAGAAAAAGTAGAGCGAATGACCGCACTTGCTGAGCTAGACGCCGTTCAGACCGCCAAACCTGATATGACAGCCATCAACACCCTGAAGGCTGAACTTATGGCAACTACCAAGACGTTCCAGGAGGCCTTGACTGTTACTAAAGCTGAGCTGAAGTCTACCAAAGATAACCTTGCCGACATGGAAGACAAATATACCGCTACCCGAGAAAGCTTGATTCTGACGTCCAAGGActtggaggagctgcggATAACGTCGGAAttgaaggagaagacggcTCACGCAGATTATAGCGACTTGAATGATAGCATGACCACACTAGTGGAAGAAGCCAACAAGAAGGTGAAGGAATGGGAGATGAATGTTGAGCAGctcatgaagaagctcacTGAAGCAGACCTTGAGAATGATCAGCTGCAAGGTCAGCTAAAAATCAAGGACGCTGAGCTAGCGGAGGCAGAG GCTCAGGCCGCTCTGTTCAAGTCCACCAGCGGCGGGACTGGTAGTCTAGATGCGGCAGGCAATGCAGCCGACGGCGAAGAAATCGATCACTCTTCAACGGCACTAGCTTTG CTCAGCAAAGTTAGATTGACTGCCAAGCAAGTTGACTCTCTCGACCGAGAGATGAGAGATCGTAACTTACA GCTCCTCAACTCAATTACAGATGTGAAGCTGTCATCTtag